A region of Catenibacterium mitsuokai DNA encodes the following proteins:
- a CDS encoding GNAT family N-acetyltransferase, whose amino-acid sequence MILLKIKLIKGSYEYKEQIIEMLKEWKEYNDTHEVNCSPGAIFKNNYDDFDYYLSNLETSEPKSGLVPDSTFFCLDEERNIIVGAVNIRHYLNEYLLAHGGHIGDGIRPSERRKGYATQMVGLALEECKRLGIKKVLMVCDKDNIGSAKSIIKNGGILENEQKEDGKVEQRYWINLE is encoded by the coding sequence GTGATTCTGTTGAAAATTAAACTGATAAAAGGAAGTTATGAATATAAGGAGCAAATCATTGAGATGCTCAAAGAATGGAAAGAATATAACGATACTCATGAAGTGAATTGTTCACCAGGGGCTATTTTCAAAAACAACTATGATGATTTTGATTATTATTTGAGTAATTTGGAAACCAGCGAGCCTAAAAGTGGATTGGTTCCTGACTCGACATTTTTCTGTTTAGATGAGGAGCGAAACATAATTGTTGGTGCGGTAAATATTAGGCATTACTTAAATGAATATCTTTTGGCACACGGAGGTCATATTGGCGATGGAATCAGACCATCTGAACGAAGAAAAGGATATGCTACTCAAATGGTTGGGCTTGCCTTAGAAGAATGCAAAAGGCTTGGAATCAAGAAAGTTTTGATGGTGTGTGATAAAGATAATATTGGTTCTGCAAAATCTATTATAAAAAACGGTGGAATATTGGAAAATGAACAAAAAGAGGACGGCAAAGTAGAACAAAGATATTGGATTAATTTAGAGTAA